The following proteins are co-located in the Streptomyces sp. NBC_00435 genome:
- the rplA gene encoding 50S ribosomal protein L1: MKRSKTLRAADAKIDREKQYAPLEAVRLAKETSATKFDSTVEVAFRLGVDPRKADQMVRGTVNLPHGTGKTARVLVFATGDRAAAAEAAGADIVGDDELINEIAKGNRLNEFDAVVATPDLMGKVGRLGRVLGPRGLMPNPKTGTVTMDVAKAVTEIKGGKIEFRVDKHSNLHFIIGKVSFSDEQLVENYGAALDEILRLKPSAAKGRYIKKAALSTTMGPGIALDSNRTRNLLVEEDPAAV, from the coding sequence GTGAAGCGCAGCAAGACTCTCCGCGCTGCGGACGCCAAGATCGACCGGGAGAAGCAGTACGCCCCGCTCGAGGCCGTCCGTCTCGCCAAGGAGACCTCCGCGACCAAGTTCGACAGCACCGTCGAGGTCGCCTTCCGCCTGGGTGTAGACCCGCGCAAGGCCGACCAGATGGTTCGCGGCACCGTGAACCTCCCGCACGGCACCGGCAAGACCGCCCGGGTCCTGGTCTTCGCGACCGGTGACCGTGCTGCGGCCGCGGAAGCCGCCGGCGCCGACATTGTCGGCGACGACGAGCTCATCAACGAGATCGCCAAGGGCAACCGCCTGAACGAGTTCGACGCCGTTGTGGCCACCCCGGACCTCATGGGCAAGGTCGGCCGCCTCGGCCGCGTGCTCGGTCCCCGTGGCCTGATGCCGAACCCGAAGACCGGCACCGTCACGATGGACGTCGCGAAGGCTGTCACCGAGATCAAGGGTGGCAAGATCGAGTTCCGCGTCGACAAGCACTCGAACCTGCACTTCATCATCGGTAAGGTCTCCTTCTCCGATGAGCAGCTGGTCGAGAACTACGGCGCGGCCCTGGACGAGATCCTTCGTCTGAAGCCGTCCGCCGCGAAGGGCCGCTACATCAAGAAGGCCGCCCTCAGCACCACCATGGGCCCCGGCATCGCGCTGGACTCCAACCGCACCCGGAACCTCCTCGTCGAGGAAGACCCGGCTGCTGTCTGA
- the nusG gene encoding transcription termination/antitermination protein NusG: MSDPNLNVSRDSVESVEDELDIVEAADAVDPDEAELADAEAGVAAEEAALHVEEEVDAEAEDDAEAEEADDDSDEDETVEDETDDEASDEEASDEEASDEDDDVEAEADVEAEEAVEAEPAEPVDPIQALRDELRLLPGEWYVIHTYAGYEKRVKANLEQRAVSLNVEDFIYQAEVPEEEIVQIKNGERKNVRQNKLPGYVLVRMDLTNESWGVVRNTPGVTGFVGNAYDPYPLTLDEIVKMLAPEAQEKAAKLAAEEAGLPAPSVKRTIEVLDFEVGDSVTVTDGPFATLQATINEINPDSKKVKGLVEIFGRETPVELSFDQIQKN, translated from the coding sequence GTGTCTGACCCGAACCTGAACGTGAGCCGCGACTCCGTCGAGTCCGTCGAGGACGAGCTCGACATCGTCGAGGCTGCAGACGCCGTGGACCCCGATGAGGCCGAGCTCGCCGACGCCGAGGCGGGTGTCGCCGCCGAAGAGGCCGCGCTGCACGTCGAGGAAGAGGTCGACGCCGAGGCCGAGGACGACGCCGAAGCCGAAGAGGCGGACGACGACTCCGACGAGGACGAGACCGTCGAGGACGAGACCGACGACGAGGCCTCCGACGAAGAGGCTTCTGACGAAGAGGCCTCCGACGAGGACGACGACGTAGAGGCCGAGGCCGACGTAGAGGCCGAGGAGGCCGTAGAGGCCGAGCCCGCCGAGCCCGTCGACCCCATCCAGGCCCTGCGCGACGAGCTGCGCCTCCTGCCCGGCGAGTGGTACGTCATCCACACCTACGCCGGCTACGAGAAGCGGGTGAAGGCCAACCTCGAGCAGCGTGCCGTCTCGCTGAACGTCGAGGACTTCATCTACCAGGCCGAGGTGCCCGAGGAAGAGATCGTCCAGATCAAGAACGGCGAGCGCAAGAACGTCCGGCAGAACAAGCTGCCCGGTTACGTTCTCGTCCGCATGGATCTGACGAACGAGTCCTGGGGCGTCGTCCGCAACACCCCCGGCGTCACCGGCTTCGTGGGCAACGCCTACGACCCGTACCCGCTGACCCTGGACGAGATCGTCAAGATGCTCGCTCCCGAGGCGCAGGAGAAGGCCGCCAAGCTGGCGGCGGAAGAGGCCGGTCTGCCGGCACCCTCCGTCAAGCGCACCATCGAGGTCCTGGACTTCGAGGTCGGCGACTCGGTCACCGTCACCGACGGACCGTTCGCGACGCTGCAGGCGACCATCAACGAGATCAACCCGGACTCGAAGAAGGTCAAGGGTCTCGTCGAGATCTTCGGCCGCGAGACCCCGGTCGAGCTCAGCTTCGACCAGATCCAGAAGAACTGA
- the rplK gene encoding 50S ribosomal protein L11, which yields MPPKKKKITGLIKLQIKAGAANPAPPVGPALGQHGVNIMEFCKAYNAATESQRGMVVPVEITVYDDRSFTFITKTPPAARLILKSAGVEKGSGEPHKTKVAKLTRDQVREIATLKMPDLNANDIDAAEKIIAGTARSMGITVEG from the coding sequence ATGCCTCCCAAGAAGAAGAAGATCACGGGGCTTATCAAGCTCCAGATCAAGGCCGGTGCGGCCAACCCGGCTCCGCCGGTCGGCCCCGCGCTCGGTCAGCACGGCGTCAACATCATGGAGTTCTGCAAGGCCTACAACGCCGCGACCGAGTCGCAGCGTGGCATGGTCGTGCCGGTGGAGATCACGGTCTACGACGACCGTTCCTTCACCTTCATCACCAAGACTCCGCCGGCCGCGCGCCTCATCCTGAAGAGCGCGGGCGTGGAGAAGGGCTCCGGCGAGCCGCACAAGACCAAGGTCGCGAAGCTTACGCGTGACCAGGTCCGCGAGATCGCCACGCTGAAGATGCCTGACCTGAACGCCAACGACATCGACGCGGCCGAGAAGATCATCGCCGGCACCGCGCGTTCGATGGGCATCACGGTCGAAGGCTGA
- the secE gene encoding preprotein translocase subunit SecE produces the protein MTDALGSIDMPDAEDDTREKKARKGGKRGKKGPLGRLALFYRQIVAELRKVVWPTRNQLTTYTSVVIVFVVIMIGLVTVIDYGFQEAIKFVFG, from the coding sequence GTGACGGACGCCCTGGGCTCCATCGACATGCCTGACGCCGAGGACGACACTCGCGAGAAGAAGGCCCGCAAGGGCGGCAAGCGCGGCAAGAAGGGCCCTCTGGGTCGTCTCGCGCTCTTCTACCGCCAGATTGTCGCGGAACTCCGCAAGGTTGTCTGGCCCACCCGTAATCAACTCACGACGTACACCTCCGTGGTGATTGTCTTCGTCGTCATCATGATCGGTCTCGTGACCGTGATTGACTACGGGTTCCAGGAAGCCATCAAGTTCGTCTTCGGCTGA